Proteins from a single region of Segatella copri:
- a CDS encoding undecaprenyl-phosphate glucose phosphotransferase, with translation MTNKHYKGNEMIRRLVIGADFVILNIVLLFYTQYGQELIPAYFDKATKITFFVANAALFLGEYFYSTIIHVRKIGFLQVTRRTFYLAAATTFCFFTFSRLLGHGGKMFSFSIIFGITFYLSLIISRLCELKLLKYFRSKGRNSRTVVFVGNDPAVSEMYKTMTEDPSAGYIVKGYYADEDITDNPEGLKRIGNMKQLKEIISSTMNDTINGEPSNIDEVFCCLSHKDPEIINIIHFCDKNVIHFYYLPRVFGEYKLHLDAQNFMGRTVYSNRIEPLTSTSNRIIKRSFDIVVSGLACLCILPFIPFIALIIKIQSPGPIFFKQARTGLNGDTFYCLKFRSMHVNKDADKAQATKNDPRKFAFGNFMRKTNIDEFPQFFNVLKGDMSIVGPRPHMLHHTEVYGSLIDKYMVRHFSKPGITGWAQVTGFRGETKELWQMEERIRRDIWYIENWSFWLDIKIIFMTAKSIICPDKNAY, from the coding sequence ATGACGAACAAGCATTATAAAGGAAATGAAATGATAAGGAGACTGGTGATAGGTGCCGATTTCGTTATTCTCAACATCGTACTGTTGTTCTATACCCAATATGGTCAAGAACTCATACCCGCGTATTTCGACAAAGCAACAAAGATCACCTTTTTTGTTGCCAATGCTGCCTTGTTCCTAGGCGAATACTTCTATTCCACCATCATTCATGTCAGAAAGATCGGGTTCCTGCAGGTTACAAGGCGTACTTTTTATCTGGCTGCAGCAACAACATTTTGTTTCTTTACCTTCTCAAGACTACTCGGTCACGGGGGAAAGATGTTCTCCTTCAGCATTATCTTCGGCATAACATTCTATCTGTCTCTCATCATAAGCCGACTCTGCGAGCTCAAATTACTAAAGTATTTCCGCTCTAAGGGCCGCAACTCACGCACCGTCGTCTTTGTAGGTAACGATCCTGCCGTGAGCGAGATGTACAAGACGATGACAGAAGATCCCTCGGCAGGTTATATCGTAAAAGGATATTATGCAGATGAAGACATCACTGATAATCCGGAAGGGTTGAAAAGAATAGGAAACATGAAACAGCTCAAAGAGATTATCTCTTCTACCATGAATGATACCATCAATGGTGAACCTTCCAATATTGACGAGGTTTTCTGCTGCCTGTCGCATAAAGATCCTGAGATCATCAACATCATACACTTCTGTGATAAAAATGTGATACACTTCTACTACCTGCCACGTGTGTTTGGTGAGTACAAATTGCATCTTGATGCCCAGAATTTCATGGGAAGGACGGTATATTCAAACCGCATAGAACCCCTAACAAGCACGTCAAACCGCATTATCAAGCGTAGCTTTGACATCGTGGTGAGCGGGCTTGCATGTTTGTGCATTCTACCATTCATTCCATTCATAGCTCTCATCATCAAGATTCAGAGTCCTGGTCCAATTTTCTTCAAACAGGCAAGAACGGGTCTGAATGGTGATACCTTCTACTGTCTTAAATTCCGTTCCATGCATGTAAACAAGGATGCAGACAAGGCACAGGCAACAAAGAACGACCCACGTAAATTTGCTTTCGGCAACTTTATGAGAAAGACGAACATAGATGAGTTTCCTCAATTCTTCAATGTTCTTAAGGGAGACATGAGTATTGTGGGTCCGCGCCCTCACATGCTGCATCATACAGAGGTATATGGAAGCCTGATAGATAAGTATATGGTTCGCCACTTCTCCAAGCCGGGTATCACAGGTTGGGCTCAGGTTACCGGGTTCCGTGGTGAGACCAAGGAGCTCTGGCAGATGGAGGAACGTATCCGCCGTGATATCTGGTATATAGAGAACTGGTCGTTCTGGCTTGATATCAAGATTATCTTCATGACAGCCAAGAGCATTATCTGCCCTGACAAGAATGCTTATTAG